TAGGATGTGGCAAAATTGGACAAAGTATGGTAGAACACATTAAGAAAAAAGAAACTCATCAAATAACTTTTATACAAGATCCTTTTTTTAAATGTGAAGGAGAGTTAAAAGAAAAAATTATTGTTCAAGGGTTAGATTCATTTTATGAAGGAACAGATTTAATTATAGAAGCAGCTACTGCTGATGTCCTCAAAGAAAATATAGAATTGATACTGAAACATTCAAACCTGTTGGTATTATCAGTAACAGCTTTCAGTGATGATGATTTTACAGATAAAGTAAAAAAATTATGCAGTAAATATGGAAGACATATATATTTTCCTCATGGAGCAATATTAGGAATGGATGGACTTTTTGATGCTCGTTCTATTGTCAACAGTGTAATTATTGAAACTGTAAAAAATCCTAAAAGCCTAGGACGTGAAGATACAGAAAGAACAGTTGTATATGAAGGTACTACTAGAGAAGCATGTAAACTTTATCCAAGAAATGTCAATGTCCATGCTACTATAGCATTATCAGGAATAGGATTTGATAAAACATATTCAAGAATAGTTTCAGATCCAGCTGTCACTACTAACACTCATAATATATGTATAAAAGGAGAAGGAATTTCATTTACTCTAAATATAAGCAGTTTTTCAACTGGAGGAGTTACTGGAATTTACACACCTATATCAGCTTGTGGAAGTTTAGACAGAATATTAGGAGGAGATGAATACTGCACATTTGTATAAAAATACTGATTTATAATTTTTTATTTTATGTATTATTCAAAACACTAAATTTTGTAAAATTGTATAAAAGAAAATATTAATTTAAAATTTTTTTAATAAAAAACAGCCATAGAAATAATGACTGTTTTTTAATTTACTAGAAAATTTTTATTTTGTTTTGAATACTGAATTAATTTTCTTTACATAGAAGTTCTTCATTTCATTTCTAGCATAACCAAGATATTTTTTTAAATCCATTTCTTTTGGATTTTCTGCAAAATATTCTCTCAAAGTGCTTGTAAAAACAAGTCTTCCATCTGTATCTACATTTATTTTTGTAACTATTGACTTAGACGCTTTTCTTAATTCTTCATCAGGTATTCCTATTGCATCTTTTACTTCTCCCCCAAACTCTTTAAATCTTTTGATATAGTCTTGAGGTACCGAAGATGAACCATGAAGAACTATTGGAAAACTTCCTATCTCTTTTTTTATATTTTCAAGTATATCAAGTCTTAATTTAGGATCTTCTCCCACTTTGAATTTATGCGCTCCATGAGCTGTTCCTATTGCAATAGCAAGAGAATCTACTCCTGTCTTTTTTATAAATTCTACTGCTTCAGCTGGTTTTGTGAATGTACTTTCATCTGCAGAATGTTCATCTTCTGTTCCATGAATAACACCAATTTCTCCCTCTACAGAAGCATCATATGCTTTTGCAAGTTCTACTATTTCTTTAGTTAATTCTATATTTTTTTCAAAGTCATATTTTGAAGCATCTATCATTACAGATGAAAAACCATAATCAAGGCAGTCCTTAATCAAATCATATCCTTTTCCATGGTCAAGATTAAGTGCCACAGCTATTTTTGATCCCTTTGCTCTTATTTCATCTATTGCTCCTTTTACTAGAAGAGGAAGCTGCTCTTTTCCAATATATATCCTTGCACTTGCTGATATTTGAATTATAACATCACTTTCAGCTTCTGTACATGCATCTAATATCGCTCGAAGCTGCTCTAAATTTGCAAAGTTAAATGCTGGTATAGAATATCCATTTTCATTAGCTCTTTTAAACATATCTCTCGTATTTTCAAGTCCAAGGTCTTTAAAACTGTATTTTTTCATTTACTTATCCTCTCTTTATTCTTTTTTCAACCTCATCTAACTCAGGTATAGAATTACGTCCACCAAGTTTTTCTACCGATAATGAAGCACATGCTGAAGCAAATTCTATATTTTTCTCTATTGAAAAACCATTACTTAATCCATAGACAAAAGCTCCATGAAAAATATCTCCTGCCCCAGTAGTATCTACTGCTTTAGTTTTAAAAGCTTTAAATTTCAATACTTCTCCATCTTTTTTCATTATAGCCCCTCTTTCTCCTAAAGTTACTATAATAGTATTTTTATTCAATGCTTCCAACTTTTTAAGAACATATTCAAAATCTTTCTCTTCTATTTTATCCATTTTACAGTAATCTTTTGCAAAGTCTTCTGAACAAACCAGATAATCTACAAATTCTCCTATAACCAGAGTTCCTTCTTTATATGTTCCTGCATCTAATACTGATACAGCTTTTGGAAATTCTTTATGTATTTTTAAAGCTATATCCAGTTCATGCCCATCATAAAGTATTATTTCAGGAGCTTTTTCATATGTCATTTTAAAATCATCTACAGGTTT
This genomic stretch from Fusobacterium sp. harbors:
- a CDS encoding aspartate dehydrogenase domain-containing protein, translating into MAKVGFLGCGKIGQSMVEHIKKKETHQITFIQDPFFKCEGELKEKIIVQGLDSFYEGTDLIIEAATADVLKENIELILKHSNLLVLSVTAFSDDDFTDKVKKLCSKYGRHIYFPHGAILGMDGLFDARSIVNSVIIETVKNPKSLGREDTERTVVYEGTTREACKLYPRNVNVHATIALSGIGFDKTYSRIVSDPAVTTNTHNICIKGEGISFTLNISSFSTGGVTGIYTPISACGSLDRILGGDEYCTFV
- a CDS encoding ketose-bisphosphate aldolase; its protein translation is MKKYSFKDLGLENTRDMFKRANENGYSIPAFNFANLEQLRAILDACTEAESDVIIQISASARIYIGKEQLPLLVKGAIDEIRAKGSKIAVALNLDHGKGYDLIKDCLDYGFSSVMIDASKYDFEKNIELTKEIVELAKAYDASVEGEIGVIHGTEDEHSADESTFTKPAEAVEFIKKTGVDSLAIAIGTAHGAHKFKVGEDPKLRLDILENIKKEIGSFPIVLHGSSSVPQDYIKRFKEFGGEVKDAIGIPDEELRKASKSIVTKINVDTDGRLVFTSTLREYFAENPKEMDLKKYLGYARNEMKNFYVKKINSVFKTK
- a CDS encoding carbohydrate kinase family protein translates to MKKILCVGHSAYDITYLLPHFPVENRKYKAKDRIMVSGGPAGNAAYLLGKYGENVSYITALGSDFYGKKILEDLNEVGVDTKNIVVSNKLVTPCSIIIANEESGSRTIINYREEKPVDDFKMTYEKAPEIILYDGHELDIALKIHKEFPKAVSVLDAGTYKEGTLVIGEFVDYLVCSEDFAKDYCKMDKIEEKDFEYVLKKLEALNKNTIIVTLGERGAIMKKDGEVLKFKAFKTKAVDTTGAGDIFHGAFVYGLSNGFSIEKNIEFASACASLSVEKLGGRNSIPELDEVEKRIKRG